The Mucilaginibacter rubeus genomic interval GTCCGGCCAAAAAGCAACCACAATTGTTGCCGCTGCTATTATAAACGCGATCAGTAAAACACCGGCGGTAATTTTTCCGCGTGTAGAAATTTCGTTGCTAGCAACAACTTCAGTTGATGCCGATCCGGATTCGGTTGTGTTTGATGGTACAGGTGCGTTGTCCATGAGATAAGGCTTAAGATTAGTTTGAAAAATGGTGTCGAAAACCCAAGTTTAAAATGGCGTCTAATTAAATCGCTATAAATCAGCTATTTAATAAACTAAAATACTCTCTATTTATCAAAAACACAATGCGTATTTTCACCTATTTACAATAAGTATTTTTACGTATTTTTTAATATTTGCGAAAAGAAAATACATACCAGGCAATATTTGAAACTTAAATAAGCCTTAACCGAACTGATAAATAAATTAATCATTCAGGGCCTGGTATACCATGGCCCTGAATTTATCCTGGATTTGGTTGTGAGGGAAAGGCCAGTTCTGTACAAACAGTAAGCAAACAAGGTGTTCTTTCGGGTCAACCCAATACAACGTACCATAAAAACCACCCCAGGCAAATGAGCCTTCGCTAACACCTAATTTTGCAGAGCTGTTTTGAGATGTTAAACCGAAGCCTAAGCCAAATTTGTCCTTGTCAGGGTTGATATTCAGATCACCTATTTGATTGGTGGTCATCAGTTCAACCGTATGGCGGGCCAGCAGACGCTGATCGTTATAAATACCTCCATTAAGTAACATCTGCAAAAAAATTGCATAGTCTTTTACAGTTGAACTTAAGCCCGCGCCACCAGCGTAATAAGTGCCATTAGCCTTTGGATAGTTAACATCAAACGCCGGAAAAGTAGCTTTGCTCCAATTGGTGATATGACCGTTTTTGTCAAAGGTATAAGCGGCGACTAACCTGTTTTGCTTAGCGGCGGGGATGTAAAAGTAAGTGTCATTCATGCCCAGCGGTGTAAAAATCCGCTCTTTAAAAAACTGATCGAGACTTTTACCGGATACTTTTTCTACCAGGTAGCCCAGCACGTCGATGTTCATCCCGTATGTCCAGCGTTCGCCGGGCTGATGTAATAAAGGTAAATGGCCAAGTTTATTCATAGCATCGGCCAATAGTATCTTATCAGCCACAAAACCTGCAGGAATACCTGCCTTAGCGTAAATAGCTTTCATTTTCGGCGAGCCGATCTGCGCGTACTCGATACCCGAGGTATGGGTTAGCAGATCGCGAATGGTTATCTCCCTTTTTGCCGGGACGGTTGTATACGTGCTGTCCTTATCATTAAACTGATCTACCACTGTGGGATGCGCGAACGCAGGAAGATATTTAGAGATCGGATCATCCAGTAAGAACTTGCCCTCTTCAAAAAGCATCATGACGGCTACACTGGTAATAGCCTTTGTTTGCGATGCTATACGAAAGATAGCATCGCTGGTCATTAACCGCTTTTGATCTTCATCAGCCAGTCCGAATGACTTATTGTAAACTATTTTGCCATCGCGGGCTATAAAGCCAACTGCTCCCTTTACATATCCTGAATCGATATTCTGCTCAATCATAGCGTCTATCCGTTTTAGCCTTTCGGGCGAAAACTTTACAGATACCGGATCTGCATTTTTCAAAACACTGCCCTGGGCAAATACGTTGGCCGCAAACGCTGCTAACAATAAAAAAGTAAAGGTTCTTTTCATCACGCGAAATCCGGGTTTATTGGTGATGCAAAATAGTTATTTACCTTGATGAATCCCGCTCAATTAGTTCAGTGGCAAGTGTTATGTGCTGATTTTTTTCTTCGGGAGTTGTGGCGTTCAGCCTTTCCATCAAAAGTTTAATCACGTTATCGGCTATTTCATCAATTGGCTGGGCTATAGCGGTAACGGCCGGAGTGTACAGCTCAAAAAGTTCATAATCATCAAAAGCGATCAAGGCGATATCGCCCGGAACGTTTTTGCCCGCTTTTCTGGTAGCCTTTAATCCGCATTTACCTAAGTGATTATTGGCGAATAGTATAGCATCAACATCTTTATGGCTTTCAAAAAAATCAAGTATCAGCTTAAGTATCTCCTGGTCAGTCGCATGAAAATCAACCTCAATAATATGAGGTTTTAGCTTACTTTGGCGTATGGCTTTTTCATAACCTTCAAGCCTTTCTATCATTTGGGTTTGGATAGAACTGTAAGTTATAAAAGCAATGTTTTTATGCCCTTTATCAATCAGGTATTGTGTTGCGTTAAACGTGCTGAAGAGGTTATCAACCACCACATAATCAGTAGCCACTTTAGGCAGGTAGCGGTCAAAAAGCACAACCGGAAAACCATCTTTGATCAGGTCACTGATATCTTCTTCGATATTATCGGGAGGAGTAATAATGTATCCGTCAACATGCCGGTCTCGAAACATGGCTATCAGCTCCTGGGTTTTTTGTGTGTCATTATCTGTACTGCTGTAAATGATCTTATAACCGCTTTGATAAGCCAGATCTTCGATGCGGCGGGCTATGGTAGCAAAGAAATGATTAGAGATGTCCTGCACCAATAAACCAATGATATTTGATTTCCCCGTACGCAAGCTTTTGGCCAACGAATTGGGTTTATAGCCAACTTCTTTTACATATTGCAGCACGCGCTTTACCAATTCATCGCTAATACGTTTTTCCTGCGCACGGCCGTTGAGGATAAAAGAAACCGTGGTTTTAGATATATTCAGGCTATTGGCAATGTCAACTATAGATAATTTTTTCTTCAAGAGCTTAGTATTTTAAACCAAATATATAATATTAATGGTAATGCTAAACAGGTTTAGTAGATAATAAATGGTTTATTTTGCTTATTAGTTTAATGCAGACAGAACAAGCTCTGAATGCCGTAAATGCTTATAAAACAAAAAAGCCGCCCATAACGGGCGACTCTTCAGTTAATATATAGGGAGTTAGAATATTAAAACCTGCGCATACCTCTGCCTGAATTTCCGTTTTGGGTAAAGCGTTCGCCGCCATTACCCCTGTCAAATCCGCCACCGCCGTTTGATGGACGGCCGCCCCAATTGCCACGGTTGCCGTGGTCGCCATTATTTTGTTGTTGCTGTTGTCCATTGCCCCAATTGCCATGATTATCATGATTGCCATTATTAGGTTGCTGACCATTGCCCCAGTTGCCACGGTTGTCATGATTGTTGTTGCCATTACCCCAGTTGCCACGGTTATCACGATTGCCCCAGCCACGATTATCTCTGCCATTGTTGTCCCAGTTACCACGGTTATCATACGGATTAGGCCTTCTACCCCATCCGCCACGGTCACCACCCCAGCCGGGGCGATAAGCATAACCGTTAGCAGGTCTTCTGTCAAAGCGATGGCCCCAGTTACCACGGTCGCCCATGTAACCGCCCCACCTTTGCCTGTAATAATCGTGATGCATAAACGGACGAGGAGCCCTCACTTCGTAACGTACAGCGGTACGCCAGTTGTAATCCCTGTATGCGCCGGGCAAATAAGCGCAGCTTACCCAACGGCTACCGTCATTATAATAATAGCATCCTGCGCCTACATTGTAATAAGCTTCAACCTCTGGTAAATAGTAGTAATCATCATCGTCGCTAACATTTACGTTATCATCGTAAACGGGCTCGTCTTCAATTACTGGTGGAGGTGGCGGAGGAGGAGTTGGTACATAAACGCGGTGCGCCGGAACATTGATGCCAAATTGTATAGATACCTGAGCGTTGGCTTTGCTGATAAATAAGCTTCCGGCTGCTATTGCTGATAATATGACTAACTTTTTCATAATTGTAAATTTTATACAGTTAGGACGATAGATTTAAACGATGGTTTAATCAAACGTTGCTTTATGTGTTAAAACATTAGTTGATTGATACTATCTTCTGCCAGTAGCCATTTCTATGAAATTTTATTTTGAAAAACTGGTATCGCAATCTATTGTTGCCAAATTTTATTAAGGTGTAATGCTGAAATAAAATCTCGCACTGTCACTTTAATACTACAAAACAGATTTTAGTATTATCGGTATATTTACTTAATTTGATAATCTTTAATCAGTTACCATGAAAAACCGCAACTTATTACGTTCCTTACTGCCTATAGCAGTTATGGGAAGCTTTATGTTTTTTACAGCCTGTAAAAGCAATAGCGACTCAAAGAAAACCGGCGACAGCACCTCTACTCCTGCTTCGACAACAGAAAACGCCGGCCTTAAGACTCCTGAGGGCTTTAGCGCCAGCATTATTGCCGAAAAACTTGGAGGCACACGCCACATTGCTATTACCCCGCAAGGCGATATTTACGTGAAGCTCACCAACGTTAAGAACAGCAAAGGCATATTAATGCTGCACGAAGAAGGTGGCAAAGCTTCTGTTAAAAACAGCTTTGGTGCGTACAGTGGTACCGGCATGTCAATCAAAAATGGGTACCTGTACACATCATCAGATGAAGAGGTTTTTCGTTATAAACTGAATGATAAAAGCGAGGTGATCAACCCTGATCAGCCTGAAAAAATTGTAACCGGACTTATCAGCCGCCATGAGCACGAAGCAAAAGCCATTACGCTCGATAATGATGGCAACATCTACGTTAATATTGGCGCATATTCAAACGCCTGCCAGGTTGAAGACCGTAAAAAAGGTTCTCCGGGACAAAAGGGCTGCCCTATTTTAGATTCGGCTGGTGGCATCTGGCAATTTAAGGCCAATAAGTTGAACCAGCATTATGGTGACGGCGTACGCTATGCCACAGGCTTGCGTAACGTTGTAGGTATCACCTGGAACCAGCAAAATAACCAGCTTTTTGTAATGCAGCATGGCCGCGATCAGCTTTATGAATTTTATCCCCAGTACTTTACTGCTAAACAGTCATCTATTTTACCTGCCGAATGTATGTACGCTTTGAAAAAAGGAGATAATGCCGGTTGGCCTTACATGTATTATGACCAGGAACAGCATAAAAAAATGTTAATGCCTGAGTATGGTGGTGATGGCAAAATTGAGGGCGGAAAAGATGCTATTGACCCGGCTGCAGCGTACCCAGGCCACCTCGCTCCAAATGGCTTGTTGTTTTACACTGGCGATCAGTTCCCGGCAAAATATAAAAATGGGGCTTTCATAGCATTCCACGGTTCATGGAACCGTGCACCTGAACCACAGGCAGGTTACTTTGTAGTATTTCAGCCATTTAAAGATGGTAAACCTGATGGCCAGTGGGAAGTTTTTGCCGATGGATTTTCTGGTTCTGCGGCAAATACGGCTTCAGGAGCTGCCGCCCACCGTCCTTGTGGTTTAGCGCAGGGTCCTGATGGTTCGTTGTACGTTACTGATGACGTGGCTGGAAACATTTATAAAATCACCTATAAAAAATAACAATGGACTTTAAAAAAGCCCTTCTGCTATTATTCATAACCTTATTTACAAGCCTTGCCTCGCAAGCGCAAACCAAACATAAAAAACCGGCAGCCAGGAAACCATCTGCCGGTTTTAAGACATCCATAACCAGAGGACAGGCGCTTTTTACTCAATATTGCGTGGCTTGTCACCAGGCAGATGGTTTGGGCGTACCTCACATGAACCCGCCATTGGTTAAAACTACCTATGTTTTAGGGGATAAAAGTAAGCTTATCAAAATAGTGCTTAATGGTTTTGATGAGGATGTGGAAATAAACGGTGAAACCTATTCAAATACCATGGCTGCTCATGATTTTATGAAAGATCAGGAAATTGCAGATGTGTTAACGTACGTACGCAACAGCTTTGGTAATAAGGCAAGTGCTATTACCGCTGCCCAGGTAAAAACTACAAGGGCAACTAATAAAAAATAGTGGATTATTCAGACTTACGAAGTTTCCAAAACTTCGTAAGTCTTTAAAGCTAATTTCACTTATTCCTGACAACCGCGGTCGCTTTTATCTCAATTAAGATATCATCTCTGAAAAGCTTGCTCACCTGAACCAAAGTGCTTGCCGGTGGCTGTTTGGTGTTTACAAACTTATCTCTGATACTACGTACAAGTTTAACTTGTGATGCATCCATCAGGTAGTAATTCAACTCAACCAGATCATTCATAGAGCCGCCGGCAGCTTCAACTATGTTTTTGATATTGGTAAATACCTGTTCTGTCTGACTGGCCAGATCGCCGTTGCCGGCAAGTTTGCCATCTTTATCCAAACCAACCTGGCCCGACATGATGACCATCTTGTTTTTACCTAAATCAATAACTACGGCGTGTGAATATCCGAAGGGCTTGCCGACTGTAACCGGGTTTAAAAAAGTCACGCCGTTGTTGGCTTCCTGGGCAAAGCAAGCTGACGAAACACATAATAAAATGAGGAACAGGAGTTTTTTCATACGGTGATTTTTATCACACAAAATTGAACATCTTGCCGCAAACTTACAATATGGTAATACCTGCCGACCAGCCAATCCATCCTTTTGTACGGTTACCCCAATCAATCAAGCCTGGCTTATTTTTGATGATCTGCTGAATATCACTATCCCCGGGATGATCGCCATAGTTGGTATAAAGGTTAAAGGACGGGCCTGCAAAAAAGCCAACTTTTGAACCCGCTTTAAAATTCAATAAAGCGCTCACCCGGTTTATTTGATTTTGATTTTTCCAACCTTTGGCAAACAATAAGTGTGTTGAGCCTTCAGCAGATAAAAACAGGCTGTTGCTAAAAATAAAATCGTGTCCTAAACCCCAGCCCGCGCTATAAAATGTATGCTTATCAGTAAAATTAACACCTCCGGATAATACAGAATACAGCTTGGCATTACCGGATTTAAAAGCGATGTTGGCAGTGGTAATTTCATTGCTGTACACCTGAATTTTAGCATATCCATTACGGGATATATTTATCAAGCCCATACCATAGCCATCAAGAGTGTCGGCAATGTTCACCAGCGCAAATGAAGCGCCTTTTATTACACGCGCTTTATTGAAAACTCCTGCTACCTGCATTCCGCTCGCTTCATTGCCGGTAACGTTTGCTATTCCGGCAATACTAAACCCTTTACTGTTTTTATGAGTGTAATTATAAATACCGGCTGCCTGGAAACCTTTGGTATTGCCGTTTACATGATTAAAGACCCCGGCAAGCTGTACACCTTTAAGGCTATCCTTAACCATATTATAAATACCCCCTGCCTGAATACCGGTCATATTTTTTTGATCATTATTACTTACGGCAGCCAGTTGAACTCCTTTGCTATTACCTCCCACAACGTTGAAAAGTCCGGCAGCTTGTACATATTTAACATCCTGTTTGTTAATATTAAATAGCCCGCCAAGCTCAACGCCGTTAACGCCTCCGTTATATCCCCCTAAAAGATTGAATGAAAAGTTATTGACTATCTGCCCACTCATGATACCGTGGCTTCCCAAGCTTGGCACAAGCGAAGCCTGCACCGGAACTGTTGACAGGTACCCGCCCAGGTTGAGGTTCTGTATTTTTTGCCCTGATGAAAGAAATATCCTGCCGAGCCAACTCCTGTCTGATTTCGAATTGGCTGCATCCGCACTATAATAGTACTCGCGCGGCTTTATAGATACATTTACATTGCTTAACAGGTTGATACTGGTATCACGATAAAGTTCCTTGCTTACGTTAAGTGTGATCACGCCATTGGCTTTTATTTTAAGCTGAAAATGTCCGTTCTGATCGGTAAGTGTTGATTCAAGGGAATTTCTTTCATACACGCTGGCATTGTAAAGTTTCTTCCCGGTAATATCATCATACACATATCCACTTATATAATAAATATTACCCGGCCCAGCTATAGTATCGGGTACAAGGCTCAACCTGTACGGTGTAGGACGGAGTATAATATACCCCGGCGATTCTTTATAATCAACCTTACCGTGGAACAGTTCATCAAGCAGGCTTTTGATAGTTTGACCTGAAGATGTCATGCTAACTACGCTATCCGTTTTAATAACATCATTGCTGTATGAGAAATAGAACTTTCCTTTTTCGCCGATAATGGTCAGGATCTCGGCTATCTTTTTTTGCTTAACATTAAGCGCTACTGTACGGTTCAGGTTATCCTGTGCAAGCGCGTTGGTAATGAGCAGACAGCCCGCCAATACCAGCATAATATAAAATAGTATGTTTAATTTCTTTTCCATCAACTTATTTGATTATGATGAGATGAGGTTTTTTAATCACTTTAACATCTCCACCAAATGTATCTGCTATCGTTTTCAGGATGTTATCCAGTGAATCTGCTTTAAATGTGGTTGTTATGGTTCTGTTAGCCAGCTTTTTATTATCTATCACAATATTTGCATGGTAGGCTTCATTAAGCACATCAACCAGGCGCCACAGCGGTGTTTTATTAGCCACAAACTTTTGCGTACGGTAGTAATTATACAATTCGTCCTGGCTGCTTCCCTTTTGCAGGCGGCCGCCTTGCACCGAAGCTTTCTCCTTAGGTTTTAGCTTCACTACAATCTCTTGTTGAATTACCTGTACCACGCCGGTTTCAACTATAACCTCCGTGTTTTGGCCTGTAGCCTTGATATTGAATGACGTACCAACCACTTTTACAACTACATCATTCACGTGAATCATAAATGGTTTTGATTTATCATGGGCTACATCAAAAAAGGCTTCTCCTTTAAGCGAGATTTCCCTGGTATCGCCTGTAAACCTGTTTGGGTAATTTAGTACCGAATTTTTGTTCATAGTGATGAGCGAACCATCTGATAAAGTAACCTTACGTACTACGTTGCCGCTTTGCAGCGTAAGCATATTGGCTTTAGCAGGTTTAAATACAGTGTATAGTATCCCCGCGCTCCCTAATATTACCAGCCATACAGCGGCAATTTTAAGCCAGCGGTTTACGGGATTCAGCGTTTTAATTTTTACAGAGGCCTCGCTCCTGCTTTGTGCCAACTGTTTAAATTCGACCCATGAGGTTTCGGGATCAAGCTTGCTCTCTATCTTAAGTTCGCGGCTTGTATTCCAGATCAGTTTAAAATGATCGAAGTACTTCCTGTTATCGTCATTTTCGCTAAGCCAGCGGTTGATGGTTTCATTCTCAACCGGCGTGGTTTCGTTCAGCATGTATTTGGTTAATAATTCGTCCATCATCTTAAATAATATTAAAAGCCCTGCTAATAACCCAAATGAATAACGGCAGGTAATCAACTAATTTCAGCCGTAATGTTTTCAGGGCCTTGCCCATCTGGTTTTCTACTGTTTTAATGGAGATGCCTAACTCGTCGGCAATTTCCTGATATTTTAAGTCCTCAAATCTGCTTAGCTGAAATACAGTACGGCATTTTTCAGGCAGGTCATTAAGGGCCTGTTGCAATTTCTCTTTAAGGTCAAGCAGCTCCATGCCTGTGCCTTCGTCCACTTTATCCTTCGTC includes:
- a CDS encoding serine hydrolase domain-containing protein; protein product: MKRTFTFLLLAAFAANVFAQGSVLKNADPVSVKFSPERLKRIDAMIEQNIDSGYVKGAVGFIARDGKIVYNKSFGLADEDQKRLMTSDAIFRIASQTKAITSVAVMMLFEEGKFLLDDPISKYLPAFAHPTVVDQFNDKDSTYTTVPAKREITIRDLLTHTSGIEYAQIGSPKMKAIYAKAGIPAGFVADKILLADAMNKLGHLPLLHQPGERWTYGMNIDVLGYLVEKVSGKSLDQFFKERIFTPLGMNDTYFYIPAAKQNRLVAAYTFDKNGHITNWSKATFPAFDVNYPKANGTYYAGGAGLSSTVKDYAIFLQMLLNGGIYNDQRLLARHTVELMTTNQIGDLNINPDKDKFGLGFGLTSQNSSAKLGVSEGSFAWGGFYGTLYWVDPKEHLVCLLFVQNWPFPHNQIQDKFRAMVYQALND
- a CDS encoding LacI family DNA-binding transcriptional regulator — its product is MKKKLSIVDIANSLNISKTTVSFILNGRAQEKRISDELVKRVLQYVKEVGYKPNSLAKSLRTGKSNIIGLLVQDISNHFFATIARRIEDLAYQSGYKIIYSSTDNDTQKTQELIAMFRDRHVDGYIITPPDNIEEDISDLIKDGFPVVLFDRYLPKVATDYVVVDNLFSTFNATQYLIDKGHKNIAFITYSSIQTQMIERLEGYEKAIRQSKLKPHIIEVDFHATDQEILKLILDFFESHKDVDAILFANNHLGKCGLKATRKAGKNVPGDIALIAFDDYELFELYTPAVTAIAQPIDEIADNVIKLLMERLNATTPEEKNQHITLATELIERDSSR
- a CDS encoding PQQ-dependent sugar dehydrogenase yields the protein MKNRNLLRSLLPIAVMGSFMFFTACKSNSDSKKTGDSTSTPASTTENAGLKTPEGFSASIIAEKLGGTRHIAITPQGDIYVKLTNVKNSKGILMLHEEGGKASVKNSFGAYSGTGMSIKNGYLYTSSDEEVFRYKLNDKSEVINPDQPEKIVTGLISRHEHEAKAITLDNDGNIYVNIGAYSNACQVEDRKKGSPGQKGCPILDSAGGIWQFKANKLNQHYGDGVRYATGLRNVVGITWNQQNNQLFVMQHGRDQLYEFYPQYFTAKQSSILPAECMYALKKGDNAGWPYMYYDQEQHKKMLMPEYGGDGKIEGGKDAIDPAAAYPGHLAPNGLLFYTGDQFPAKYKNGAFIAFHGSWNRAPEPQAGYFVVFQPFKDGKPDGQWEVFADGFSGSAANTASGAAAHRPCGLAQGPDGSLYVTDDVAGNIYKITYKK
- a CDS encoding c-type cytochrome, which codes for MDFKKALLLLFITLFTSLASQAQTKHKKPAARKPSAGFKTSITRGQALFTQYCVACHQADGLGVPHMNPPLVKTTYVLGDKSKLIKIVLNGFDEDVEINGETYSNTMAAHDFMKDQEIADVLTYVRNSFGNKASAITAAQVKTTRATNKK
- a CDS encoding RidA family protein, which produces MKKLLFLILLCVSSACFAQEANNGVTFLNPVTVGKPFGYSHAVVIDLGKNKMVIMSGQVGLDKDGKLAGNGDLASQTEQVFTNIKNIVEAAGGSMNDLVELNYYLMDASQVKLVRSIRDKFVNTKQPPASTLVQVSKLFRDDILIEIKATAVVRNK
- a CDS encoding carboxypeptidase-like regulatory domain-containing protein → MEKKLNILFYIMLVLAGCLLITNALAQDNLNRTVALNVKQKKIAEILTIIGEKGKFYFSYSNDVIKTDSVVSMTSSGQTIKSLLDELFHGKVDYKESPGYIILRPTPYRLSLVPDTIAGPGNIYYISGYVYDDITGKKLYNASVYERNSLESTLTDQNGHFQLKIKANGVITLNVSKELYRDTSINLLSNVNVSIKPREYYYSADAANSKSDRSWLGRIFLSSGQKIQNLNLGGYLSTVPVQASLVPSLGSHGIMSGQIVNNFSFNLLGGYNGGVNGVELGGLFNINKQDVKYVQAAGLFNVVGGNSKGVQLAAVSNNDQKNMTGIQAGGIYNMVKDSLKGVQLAGVFNHVNGNTKGFQAAGIYNYTHKNSKGFSIAGIANVTGNEASGMQVAGVFNKARVIKGASFALVNIADTLDGYGMGLINISRNGYAKIQVYSNEITTANIAFKSGNAKLYSVLSGGVNFTDKHTFYSAGWGLGHDFIFSNSLFLSAEGSTHLLFAKGWKNQNQINRVSALLNFKAGSKVGFFAGPSFNLYTNYGDHPGDSDIQQIIKNKPGLIDWGNRTKGWIGWSAGITIL
- a CDS encoding FecR family protein, with product MMDELLTKYMLNETTPVENETINRWLSENDDNRKYFDHFKLIWNTSRELKIESKLDPETSWVEFKQLAQSRSEASVKIKTLNPVNRWLKIAAVWLVILGSAGILYTVFKPAKANMLTLQSGNVVRKVTLSDGSLITMNKNSVLNYPNRFTGDTREISLKGEAFFDVAHDKSKPFMIHVNDVVVKVVGTSFNIKATGQNTEVIVETGVVQVIQQEIVVKLKPKEKASVQGGRLQKGSSQDELYNYYRTQKFVANKTPLWRLVDVLNEAYHANIVIDNKKLANRTITTTFKADSLDNILKTIADTFGGDVKVIKKPHLIIIK